One genomic segment of Rhinopithecus roxellana isolate Shanxi Qingling chromosome 6, ASM756505v1, whole genome shotgun sequence includes these proteins:
- the SAP25 gene encoding histone deacetylase complex subunit SAP25 has protein sequence MLPWSPPRWGAGPEEAPEGPGLAAGKDQGQPWSSGADAPRDLGTSPWDRPRPPSRSPSWTWREQLPLRHHPPGPATEQPPRAPAPRSPQVAWEVDPSRMTPLAPWDPKYEAKAGLQPVWGANCSSGASFSGRTLCHPSFWPLYEAASGRGLRPVAPATGHWNGQQAHPDAGFPVMCCEDVFLLDPLLPRGQRVPLYLSKAPQQVMGSLKLLPPPPIMSAWVLPRLSPSRGPSTAWLSGPELIALTGLLQMSQGEPRPSSSVAATPPAGPPDPTSDPPSPCGSPSSSQGADLSLPQTPDTHCP, from the exons ATGTTGCCCTGGTCGCCGCCACGGTGGGGCGCGGGCCCGGAGGAGGCGCCCGAGGGACCAGGCCTTGCGGCGGGCAAGGACCAGGGCCAGCCCTGGAGCTCCGGAGCGGACGCCCCCAGGGATCTGGGGACATCCCCATGGGACAG GCCACGGCCCCCATCCCGTAGCCCTTCCTGGACCTGGAGAGAGCAGCTGCCGCTGCGCCACCACCCGCCAGGCCCAGCCACTGAGCAACCCCCCAGAGCCCCAG CTCCCCGTTCCCCCCAGGTGGCCTGGGAGGTGGACCCCTCGAGGATGACTCCACTAGCGCCCTGGGACCCCAAGTACGAAGCGAAAGCGGGCCTTCAGCCGGTATGG GGGGCCAACTGTAGCTCAGGAGCCTCGTTCTCAGGCCGGACGTTGTGTCACCCCTCGTTCTGGCCGCTGTATGAGGCAGCCTCGGGCAGGGGTCTCAGGCCCGTGGCCCCTGCCACAGGGCATTGGAATGGACAGCAGGCGCACCCAGATGCAG GGTTCCCGGTGATGTGCTGTGAAGATGTCTTCCTCTTGGACCCTCTGCTGCCCCGGGGGCAGCGTGTCCCCCTGTACCTGTCCAAGGCCCCCCAGCAG GTGATGGGCTCCCTGAAACTGCTGCCGCCGCCCCCCATTATGTCTGCCTGGGTCCTCCCCCGCCTGTCACCCTCCCGGGGCCCCTCCACCGCCTGGCTCAGTGGGCCGGAGCTGATCGCTCTCACTGGCCTACTGCAGATGAGCCAGGGGGAACCCAGGCCCAGCTCCTCTGTGGCTGCCACGCCCCCTGCTGGCCCCCCAGACCCTACCTCTGACCCACCAAGCCCCTGTGGTAGCCCCAGCAGTTCTCAGGGTGCTGACCTCTCTCTCCCACAGACCCCAGACACCCACTGTCCATAG
- the LOC115898247 gene encoding LOW QUALITY PROTEIN: ZO-2 associated speckle protein (The sequence of the model RefSeq protein was modified relative to this genomic sequence to represent the inferred CDS: inserted 3 bases in 2 codons; deleted 2 bases in 2 codons): MCVRVCSAWQWLWPWLCAHQHLPSEMPASLAPGASAXPPCHLPSVIADSFFASHLSRSPERMVMLGSAPDPLPQAGSHGGPPGEANPAPSPRSHCASPTTSWKRRGPREGASPTSLLSSTPCWTGLRGEGGGXGPTPPGTPGAEDAPGLHALRQALGEGGLGLGPLGLQAWLPLGPRVWVEGPRVSQVSCQLQ, translated from the exons atgtgtgtgcgcgtCTGTTCCGCGTGGCAGTGGCTGTGGCCATGGCTCTGTGCCCACCAGCATCTCCCTTCTGAGATGCCAGCCTCTCTTGCTCCCGGAGCCTCCG TCCCCCCGTGTCATCTCCCTTCTGTTATCGCTGACAGCTTTTTTGCGTCTCATTTGTCACGGAGCCCTGAGCGCATGGTGATGCTCGGGTCTGCCCCCGACCCCCTGCCACAGGCCGGAAGCCAC GGGGGGCCCCCTGGGGAAGCTAACCCGGCCCCTTCCCCCAGGAGTCACTGTGCCAGTCCCACCACATCCTGGAAGAGGAGGGGGCCCCGGGAAGGGGCCTCCCCTACATCGCTGCTGTCGTCCACGCCCTGCTGGACCGGCCTTAGGGGTGAAGGTGGGGG AGGGCCCACCCCGCCTGGGACCCCGGGAGCAGAAGACGCGCCTGGGCTCCACGCTCTGAGACAA GCACTCGGTGAGGGCGGCCTGGGTCTGGGCCCCCTTGGCCTGCAGGCCTGGCTGCCTCTGGGACCGAGGGTCTGGGTGGAAGGACCACGGGTGTCGCAGGTGTCGTGTCAGCTGCAATAA